The genomic region CCAATGTGGTGAATTTTACTACTAATCCATTTAGAGAATTCTTTAAAATTAGCTGGCTTTCAATCATAGTTAAAACTTAAAAgagttgtttttgttttattcaaTATATTAAGCTTTTCATTCAATATAAGTTAAAAGACATCACTCGATCAAATAACAATTTCATTTTCTATATGCCCAATCTAATAAGAATATTACTTGGACCTAGTTATATATTTGTTTATGTTTGGTTCTTTTGAGACCCGTGTTAGTTTACAACTTTAGCTATCACAAATGTAGCAACCACCAGAATACATAAGCGATTGGTAGCTTACAAGGGTCGTGAAATCAATAGAGAATTTTACAATATTTGATATGCCCGGTTTTGAGTATAAACCATAAACCAAACTGTTCACTACGATTCGACACTTTTAAAACAAATCGGCTGACCAAACGTATTGCAATAAAAATTAAACGCAAGACCAAACCCATGATCGGTTTAAGCGGTTTTACGATTTTTATGACATTAAAAAATGAGAAGAAAATGAATGGTTATACTTGTCAAAGATAagattatttttttgtttttgttttggatGATGACGTTTTATTAAGCAATAAAAACTATGGGCCATACATGTGAAATATCATAGATGGAAAGGAGAGGAAGTTATTGTTTGTAGATAACACGgtactttatttgaatattactCCCATATCATATCATGACCTCCCCTTATCTTCTAGAATACGTGTTCGACTTGGAACCACAATGACCTTtagttatttttataaaaatatcttAATTATATCCCTTTCCAACTCCATCAATTTCATACTTAAACATTGTTGTCCATACATACAAATTTGCATACATCAAGATTCTAAAAACAAGAATCTAGCTTAGAATTTCTTAGATCTTAACGTGAGGGTGTTTCCTATGCAAACTTGAATTATGTATGAGGTGGAGAAATAATCATTAAACCTTAAATCTAAATCTAATAAAAAATTTCAACTAATGTCACATGACatttttttatacaaatcattaataatattatttagtAAATATCTAATTCTAAGTAatgattattattaataatactatgctattaatattaattaaaattcaaaattgataattaaaaaaatacttaaaatttTTATTAAAAGAATACTTCAACTTTACTTTTAACGTCAGTTATCTATAATTTTGAAACCTATGATTTTAATACTTTTTAAAATGAATAATtatgtttaaatgttttcatatgACCTATAATTTTCATATTCCACATATTAGTTGCGGTTTCCGATTTATTCTGGTATTTTACAATAATTTATGCTTAAGGTGAATACTATGAACTCCTGAGTTCAATCACTTATTTGTAATaagatttttgtttcttttttaatGGGAAGTCTTTTCCGGTTGTAACGGTTCATGTCAAGACGGGTGATTTTTTACGGGTCAAAAGGATATGAGTCATGTTAGGCCAACGTTTCGACAACTTTTGTGCattctatttttttatatatagacattttgtaatgtttgatgtatTGTTAATGACTAACGAAAACATATTATCAAAATTATGACATAGGATTTCTTTTTATTAAAACGATAGCATTAAAATACTTTTGGCACATTTGGTCATTTCACTTTTTGCTTTTAAAAAAATGAAACATGTTACTCAGTTGAATCTTTCCGATAAAATACGACTCTAATTTACCGTTTCCACTATCATATGTAAAATGTAATTTCAGTTCTATGATGTATTTAGAGATttatgatatacatatatatatatatatacacacacagtTCGTATAATACGCGGGTCTATAACCTAGTacaactagtttaatacccgtccgttgGACGGGTTACGTACATTAATGTAATATAacatgaatgaatgaatgaacaCAAAGTAATAAAACAGAGCCACCACATCCTTTGATAAAGAATTCTTAGATGTGCGACCTTTTTTAGGGATACTTTCATCGATTGAGACAGTAACAACTCCATCTGAATCTGGGTCGATTTCGGTTTCCTCTCGATTGTCTATGTCTGTCCTTATTTCTGCAGAATTTGATGCATTGTCGCACAACAACTGCAGAATGGCTAACTTTCTACCTGCAGAGAGAGTGTAATAATCTTTTTCCCACACGTTAACATAAAATTCTTTCCATTCTTGCCCTTCTGTGTATCTCATAGTCGTTAGACACTGTACTGTGAGCACTGGCCAAGTTAATGAATCAAGCAAGCTCCAATCCATTAATCTGAACAAAAGAAGAGATTTTTCAATATATATGATAACGACTTAATGAAAACAGGAAATAAATACCTGAGGCATTTTGATGCAAGCTCAGACCCTTCTGAAGAGAGAGTTTCCACATGACTCTTCAAAGCGCGAATAAGGGAAACATGAATGGCATCCAACAATGTATTATGAACAGAACTATTAAGAGCACCAACAAACTCATCAAGTCCAAAAGGACTTAAGAACAAACAAACGCTAAACGACCGCAGAAAGCTATATACAGATAGAAGGTGTGACACATCCTCCTCGGGAACCCCGAGATTTCCAGAAGAAGGCGGCAACTGTGGCGGTGGGACCCAAGGACGTTCAACCTCCACCACATCAACAGACAGCTCGTAATCACTTAAGTCGCTGGATGATTCACTGTCCACCTCAACCCGATCCGCACCAACAGCAAAACTTTCAACCTTATCAGCATTGGCATCATTATCATTACTCACAGTTTCATCCTTATCATCCTCTGTTGATTCAACAGCATAATCATTCCCAACATTTTCAACCTTCTTGGAAATAGCATCCCGTCGAACTGACTCGTTCTTACCATACTTTTTCAATACATACTGATCAAGAGACTTCTTCCGTTTACGAAAAGCAACATCCATTTCATCGTCCCCGACAAGAAGCGCTTTCGCTTCATGTGTTTCCAAATCCTCAAAATCCCCATCTTCGTAAACAACCCTATACAATCCAGTATCATACGAAATAATCTTCCCAAGAAACTCACCACACTCAAACGTCTTCTTCACATACCGCTCGATAAGCACAACCGACCTAATGGCTAGAACCGTTTTTCTCGCCGTTTTCTCCGGTTTATCCACATCTTCCCCGTCCTTCCTCTTCCTTTTCCTCCCTTTACGCTTCCCCGCCGCAGGCTCCATACCCCCACCCCTTCCGTTCAAAATGGGTTCACTCactatatatttattatttactacacagccaaaaaaaaaacatctaGAATAGATAAGACTGATGTTCGATATGAATTGAGTAGTGCGAGGTGGCAAGTTCAACAAACTTCCTTATGATAGTCAATATAATCTATGTTTATCTCTAACATATCAAATGGTAAATACGAGTCAAATGAGATAAAGCGTTTAGTTGGACTAATGGTGAGACTTACCGATAAAAAAAGATTCATTCCGGTTAACAAAGACTGAGGCGCATTTGCAACACAATCAACAGACAgttgtgacaccccaagaaaaccagtgaacgatgcaacctatctagcttcctcagtgggtacgTACTAAATttggggacgaaatttctttcaagttgggggataatgtgacaactcgagtttctgactttcacttttgcatttaatgcacgttgactttgactgtgtagttgtttgacttgtttgacctGTAACTGTGCATGTTATGTTATAATGAAACGTGTTGTGAGtattgcatgttatgtgttaatgatataatgtgaacctaTTAGTACACACTCGAACTAGCTAAGTCTTGTATAACTTTCACGAATcaacccgacgaaacagaagttgatTCGCCAACAGCCACTCGacgaaacaaaagcttgtttcgcCAACCCaagctcgacgaaacagaaactGTTCCGCCGGCCCAGTTTCGCCGAAAGCCCAGTTAGGGCCCAATACGTGTATGTACGTATAATTACTCGGAACGACTTCCACTGGCACACTTTAGCAAAAACAGAAAACTATTGTGCTTGTATGTTACTAGTGTAATGGGAATACATGATAGTATGTCAATAGGAGTCTTGATGCGATATGCCATGGTAATCGGTTTGTGGTATTCATAAATCTAGGATTCATGCTAGACATCGGGGCtgtgatgatgatgttatgataGGGTTATGATTGATCCATGATGATTTCCTGTGCCGTATGTTTACTGTATGATGTTGATGACGgcaattagggtttctgtgttgATACTGTAACTGATTGGCATGATTGACGTCATTAATATTTTACGTAACTGATGTGTTGACGGAACTGATATTGACGAAACAGGGGAAGTGTTTCGCCAAAGACAGTTGACGAAACTGGATTTTGATTCGCCAAGGGGGTTTTGACGAAATAGGGGGGGTGTTTCGCTTagggtagttggcgaaacagatTATGTTTCGCCGACCTGTAATTCGTCAACTTGGTGAACTGCACAGTAACCTAGTtagactctgttagaagttaactgtatTAACTAACTGCTGTTAAATGATGAACATGACTTGCATAATCTTGAATACGTGcaatgtgctacttggtgataTGTCTATACGTGAACaaaatgaatacaaactgattgtgtatacgtgcataccctaggacgtgattgatttacttcgagcacatacttagcataccgagcaaacccaaggtgagttcacacaaccaaggcatggggttcccgggtgggaatgggattggatgacttattgtatatactcagatggtagaacctaacgataagatacggctagactagtaacacttattgaactgatcttcgcacacctgccaagggttggccgcgatattatgactgacttcgcacacctgccttaggaaggccgcgaactaaatttactaatctttgcacacctgcctgggaggccgcgatacaaataaacctagtctaggatacttgggaaaaacatcccctaatatcttcgcatacctgcctgggaagccgcgatggaaactaatacgatacatgacataacgaacgaacatactactactcacactttACTATttctgaactattaactgtgaactcgctcaactagttgttgactctctgctgcatgccttgcaggaccttaggtacttatggagcttgcactaggaaggagcaggtcgttgtggaacatggatcgtggatgccatgttaaaacgtttaaacaatcaaacttaacattactttgggtttacatttacatactttggattttcattattacgcttccgctattgatactatgtttggtttagaacatcaattgtattgaattgggttttacgaactatcttatttatattatgctatgttcaatatgattgatggcttgatcctggtcatgccacgcctccaagcggtggtactccgcgtgtggattttgggggtgtgacagattggtatcagagccattggttatagagaacttggttttaatatgggaaaaacgtttttattaaaaccagactataaccagaacagtgctctcaacgatccacaacgacgcttcgctccacgtgcaagactcaacatcctaggtaatgaggtttatgtttattacctgcttgctagaactacatagaactttgctcgtagtatgctagattacattgcttactatacgtcactacatgagaatacctatgtgcttacactcttctgtcatcgcactactcgcgaacctttctcacttactctacttttactatgaagatcatgtctggacgtgtgaacatgactcaagcccagttgacggcacttatcaatgaacgagtagctgcggcacttgcagctgcaccagcaggtagtataccctgcggatcggatacacactaggatctttgaatcctacactcctaaatcaacctttgtatttaatattgtcctattctatgcacaataggtccaaacgctccacaacctgtctgcacattcaagaacttcatggactgtcgtccaagcactttcagtggcaccgagggggcagtgggactcctccattggtttgaaaagctcgagtcggtatttgagatgtgtgaatgccctgaggctcgcagggtcaagtacgccactggcacgttggaagggattgcgctaacctggtggaacgcgcaagttcagatcctagggttggcagctgctaacgccacaccctgggaagatttcaaagaactgatcaaacgagaatactgcacgcgagacgacatccacaagttggaggatgagttataccacttgaagatgacggggtcagagattgaggcttacacgaaacggtcaaacgaattggccatcttgtgtccaacgatggtggaccctccagttaagcgcattgagttgtatctcaaggggcttgcgccagagattcagagccacgtgacgtcggctaacctcaaaaacatccaagacattcagcgtcttgctcatcgactcaccgatcaggcagtggaacagaacaagctgccaaaacgcatcagtgcgaCCACTACTGCCGTCACtatttctgctactcccagtgacaacaagagaaaatgggagggggttccagcaagggatcagtttctgttcagtctcaagcacagcagcgcaagacaaatgactaccagagtccgaatcagcaatcatcaggcagtcagggatagggtggatatcggggaattcacccatggtgtagtaggtgcaacaaacaccacagtggaagatgtcgcagggaacgttgtcaaagatgcctcaagatgggtcatgaggctaaggattgtagaagctcacggccagcaaatcagaaccagcaactcccaccgccagctccacagaaccagcagcagcagccacagcgtggaaaccggggatgtttccagtgtagggctgaaggccactacaaacgtgattgccctcaattgaaccagaaccagaatcgcaacaacaacaataaccagggcaacgggaacaacaacaacgggggaaacaacaacaacaatggcaacgaagctcgaggtcgtgcttttgtgctgggtcggggcgacgcaatgaatgatcccaatgtggttatgggtaagtttcttctcgacgatatttatgttactgtcttatttgattcgggtgctgatacaagttatatgtccttgaaaatgagtaaattgttaaaacgtacaccaacacccctaaacaccaaacatgtcgtagcattagcgaatggtaaaagtgtagaagccgcacatgtaatcaagggttgtagcatcgttttagctggtcagaccttctcgattgatcttatacccatagttttgggtagtttcgacgttgtcatcggtatggattggttatcccaacatcacgcagagattttatgcaaggaaaagatcattcgtattcctcgctctagtcaagaacctctcgaagttcaaggcgacaagagtggtgctgtggttggcatcatctctttcttaaaggcgcagaaatgtttacgaaaggggcacactgcaattctggcacttgtcactgatgcatcagcaaaggaaaagaagctggaggatattccagttgtacgtgattttcctcaggtgtttcctgaagatttacccggtttaccgcctcaccgccaagtcgaattccagattgagttaactcctggagcagcacccatagcccgcgcaccgtatcgtttagctccaaccgaattggtagaactgtcgaagcagctacaagagctcttggaaaaagaaggacggcactttcaggatgtgcatagactaccgggaactgaacaaggtgacggtgaagaaccgttatcctcttccgcgtatagacgacctattcgaccagttgcaggggtcgaattattactccaagatagacttgaggtcagggtatcatcagctgagagtccgggatgaggacgtctccaaaaccgcattcagaactcgctacggtcactacgagtttctggtcatgccatttgggttaacgaatgcgcctgccgtatttatggatctgatgaacagggtgtgcaagccgtacttagacaagttcgtcatcgttttcatcgacgacattctgatttactccaagagtcaggaggagcacgagcagcacttacgattgatcttggaacttctacgaaaggaacaactgtacgccaagttttcaaaatgcgacttctggcttcgtgaagtccacttcttaggccatgtggtgaacagggatgggattcatgtcgatccatccaaggtagattcgatcaggaactggcctgcaccgcgtacaccaacggaaatacgccaattcttgggtttggtgggttattacagacgattcatcaaagacttttcgaagatcgcacagccgcttacactactgacacagaaaggtgtcacttaccgttggggagattctcaggaaaccgctttccagtacttaaaggataggctttgcagcgcacctattctttccttgccagagggcacggatgattttgtggtttattgtgacgcgtcaatacagggtcttgggtgtgtattgatgcaacgggataaagttattgcctacgcttcgcggcaactcaaggttcatgaacggaactacacgacgcacgatttagagttgggagctgttgttttcgcgcttaagatatggcgacactacctgtacggtaccaagtgcacaatttacaccgatcacaggagtctcgagcatatcctaaagcaaaaggatttgaacatgcgtcaacgaagatgggttgaacttctgaacgattacgaatgcgccatcaagtaccatcctggcaaggccaatgttgtggctgatgccctcagtcggaaagatactacacctaggcgtgtacgagctttgcaactcactattcagtctagtcttcctccacagatacgaactgctcagatagaagcattaaaacccgaaaacgtcaaggctgaagccttacgcggctcaaggcaacgaatggaacaaaaggaagacgacgcctactatgtaacggggcgtatttgggtcccactttatggcggtttatgagagcttgtgatggacgaagcacacaagtctcgctactcggtacatccagggtcggataaaatgtaccacgatctcaaaacaacatactggtggcctagcatgaaagcccacatcgctacttacgtcggcaagtgtttgacatgtgcaaaagtcaaagtggagtatcagaaaccagcgggcctacttcagcaacccaagataccgcaatggaaatgggaagaaatttccatggattttgttacaggcctacccagatcccagcgtgggaatgataccatatgagtgatcgtggatcgactcaccaagtctgcacacttcctggcaataaaggaaacggataagttctccactcttgcagacatctatcttaaagaagttgtttcgaggcacggggtgcccacctccatcatttcggatcgggatgcacgattcacgtcagagctatggcaagcgatacataaatctttcggctcacggttagacatgagcacagcatatcatcctcagacggatagACAgactgagcgaacgatccagactcttgaagacatgcttcgggcatgtgttattgatttcggaaacaactgggaaaaacatctccctttggtggagttcttatacaataacagttatcacaccagcatacaagccgcttcattcgaggcattgtacgggcgtaaatgtcggtcacctctctgttgggcagaggtgggggatagtcagatcacgggtccagagattgtagtggacgccacggaaaagattgcacagatacgacaacgcatggcggcagcacgcgaccgtcagaaagcctacgcggataagcgtaggaagccattggaatttcaggtcggggaccgggttttacttaaagtctcaccctggaagggtgtggtacgttttggcaagcggggcaaactaaatccgcggtacgtcagaccgttcgaaatcattgagaaaataggcaaagtggcctacaagctaaacctaccagctgaactcggtgcagttcacaatgtatttcacgtgtcgaatctgaagaagtgcctatcagatgagaccctcatagttccttttaaggaactcactatcgacgagcggttgcagttcgtcgaggagccagttgaaatcacggaccgggatgttaatgtcctcaaaaacaagagaatccctcttgttcgagttcgttggaactcccgtcgtggcccagagtacacctgggaacgcgaagaccagatgacagaaaagtatccccagttatttgaaaccaatacaaccactgctgaggctgaagctacgaccacggaatttcgggacgaaattccagatcaacggggggaagatgtgacaccccaagaaaaccagtgaacgatgcaacctatctagcttcctcagtgggtacgTACTAAATttggggacgaaatttctttcaagttgggggataatgtgacaactcgagtttctgactttcacttttgcatttaatgcacgttgactttgactgtgtagttgtttgacttgtttgacctGTAACTGTGCATGTTATGTTATAATGAAACGTGTTGTGAGtattgcatgttatgtgttaatgatataatgtgaacctaTTAGTACACACTCGAACTAGCTAAGTCTTGTATAACTTTCACGAATCAACCCGGCGAAACAGAAGTTGATTCGCCAACAGCCACTCGacgaaacaaaagcttgtttcgcCAACCCaagctcgacgaaacagaaactGTTCCGCCGGCCCAGTTTCGCCGAAAGCCCAGTTAGGGCCCAATACGTGTATGTACGTATAATTACTCGGAATGACTTCCACTGGCACACTTTAGCAAAAACAGAAAACCCTAGAGACTGCTCCCTCTTTGTGGACGGCAAAGTGTGTTCCGAAGCCCCCAAGTCGACCAAGTTCCCATTCTATTTGTTGTGGTTAGTGCTTAattcttgtgtgattatttgagCTTGCTATCATTAACCGTGTTTGATTCAAATCCATTAGGATCGATGCTAGTTAACGTTATACCCATGACCGATTGATAAATTGGCTAAATGGAATCTATTATTGGTTACGGTTTTCTTATGTCGGATTTGTTATATGATGATCGGAAACTATTGTGCTTGTATGTTACTAGTGTAATGGGAATACATGATAGTATGTCAATAGGAGTCTTGATGCGATATGCCATGGTAATCGGTTTGTGGTATTCATAAATCTAGGATTCATGCTAGACATCGGGGCtgtgatgatgatgttatgataGGGTTATGATTGATCCATGATGATCTCCTGTGCCGTATGTTTACTGTATGATGTTGATGACGgcaattagggtttctgtgttgATACTGTAACTGATTGGCATGATTGAcgtctgatgtgtgtaaaatgcaacatataaaacacatcaattaaggcataaaactaacccttttttagtactaatgttggaaaaagagtgtttttgtcttccttttgtattttcaggatgaaatgagctcaaaatcacaaaagaagcaaaaagaccactaattctaccataaatacaagaaaaggagccaaagtagactgcccggaccctcaacggcacctcccaaagcaaaaaggaagaaacagagtctgaacacgccccgtgtccagcgaacacgggggcgtgcccaggaagcagtagaaaagacaaaccagtagaagcttccattgcccaccacggggccgtgtccagcgagcacgggggcgtggtgaaagtacagcaggcgcattaattgtaattcgcaattacaattaatgaggagagagagtgtcaggcgggcacggggccgtgtccagcggacacggggccgtgtccagccttctgttcagcctataaatagaggagcttggcttcattctctctcatcccttggcacaccacct from Helianthus annuus cultivar XRQ/B chromosome 10, HanXRQr2.0-SUNRISE, whole genome shotgun sequence harbors:
- the LOC110883621 gene encoding LOW QUALITY PROTEIN: ATP-binding protein Uup (The sequence of the model RefSeq protein was modified relative to this genomic sequence to represent the inferred CDS: deleted 1 base in 1 codon) encodes the protein YLELNQVIDRNVGDLSGGELQRFAIAVVAIQNAEIFMFDEPSSYLDVKQRLKAAQVIRSLLRPNSYVIVVEHDLSVLDYLSDFICCLYRKPGAYGVVTLPFSVREGINIFLEGYVPTENLRFRDESLTFKVAETPQESAEEIETYARYKYPTMSKTQGGFKLKVVEGEFTDFQIIVMLGENGTGKTTFIRMLAGILKPDTIEGSETEIPEFNVSYKPQKISPKFPNSVRRLLHQKIRDSYMHPQFVSDVMKPLQIEQLMDQEVVNILSGGELQRVALCLCLGKPADIYLIDEPSAYLDSEQRIVASKVIKRFILHAKKTAFVVEHDFIMATYLADRVIVYEGTLGGGMEPAAGKRKGRKRKRKDGEDVDKPEKTARKTVLAIRSVVLIERYVKKTFECGEFLGKIISYDTGLYRVVYEDGDFEDLETHEAKALLVGDDEMDVAFRKRKKSLDQYVLKKYGKNESVRRDAISKKVENVGNDYAVESTEDDKDETVSNDNDANADKVESFAVGADRVEVDSESSSDLSDYELSVDVVEVERPWVPPPQLPPSSGNLGVPEEDVSHLLSVYSFLRSFSVCLFLSPFGLDEFVGALNSSVHNTLLDAIHVSLIRALKSHVETLSSEGSELASKCLRLMDWSLLDSLTWPVLTVQCLTTMRYTEGQEWKEFYVNVWEKDYYTLSAGRKLAILQLLCDNASNSAEIRTDIDNREETEIDPDSDGVVTVSIDESIPKKGRTSKNSLSKDVVALFYYFVFIHSFMLYYINVRNPSNGRVLN